Proteins encoded by one window of Branchiostoma floridae strain S238N-H82 chromosome 6, Bfl_VNyyK, whole genome shotgun sequence:
- the LOC118418538 gene encoding transmembrane protein 208-like isoform X2 yields MPPKGKQGTKGQKQIVEENRATIKFYLYVIAGANAIYLLPTLFLYWDSFSWVTGCLLGFATLVYLASLQSMRSMARPTYSDSGALMDGGIDLNMESGMAEHLKDIVLLTAIVQVISIFSNYFWLLWLLVPGYAFYMLWVNILAPWIFAPAPEVDEKKMKKMERRVGKQRF; encoded by the exons ATGCCG CCTAAAGGGAAGCAGGGCACTAAAGGGCAGAAGCAGATTGTGGAGGAGAACAGGGCCACCATCAAGTTCTACCTGTATGTCATAGCAGGGGCAAAT GCTATTTACTTACTACCAACACTGTTCCTGTACTGGGATTCGTTCTCATGGGTGACTGGG TGCCTCTTGGGTTTCGCCACGCTGGTGTATCTGGCCTCGCTCCAGTCCATGCGGAGTATGGCCCGACCTACATACTCTGACTCAGGGGCCCTGATGGACGGTGGGATTGATCTCAATATGGAGTCAGGCATGGCAGA GCACCTGAAGGATATAGTACTACTGACTGCCATAGTCCAGGTCATCAGTATATTCTCTAACTACTTCTGGCTACTCTGGCTCCTG GTGCCAGGCTATGCCTTCTACATGCTGTGGGTCAACATCCTGGCACCCTGGATCTTCGCACCCGCTCCCGAGGTcgatgaaaagaaaatgaagaagatgGAGAGGAGAGTAGGGAAGCAACGATTTTGA
- the LOC118418554 gene encoding heat shock factor-binding protein 1-like isoform X2 → MADVKMDLAVTGADPKNIQDLTAFVQALLQQMQDKFQAMSDQIISRIDDMGGRIDELEKNIADLMTQAGVEEVDK, encoded by the exons ATGGCTGACGTGAAGATGGACCTGGCCGTAACGGGCGCTGATCCCAAGAACATTCAGGACCTCACAGCATTC GTCCAGGCACTGCTACAACAGATGCAGGACAAGTTCCAGGCCATGTCGGACCAGATCATCTCGAGGA TCGATGACATGGGAGGTCGGATAGATGAGCTGGAGAAGAACATCGCAGACCTCATGACACAAGCCGGGGTCGAGGAGGTGGACAAGTAG
- the LOC118418487 gene encoding uncharacterized protein LOC118418487 — MVTLHRFVPLQDDYNTHLFTFLVSSPYDIKDENSREFAYASHKWCLHLERKDYDRTLGAFLCLQRTRKRVVCKVDYALTVLHTEDAARNVSFQRKQCEFIHGNSSQGQRSLLLEEEIRQGYVDSDGNLTVELRIGNCSTTFGAILDILPRGRADFPRYDSSYFEYGGFDWNISVHPNGEHMENTDQSYVRLNRLTHFDHFCRLRYRLIARFADEKIDTGAKEELFDFGGKGNDHQIDQSLSRLTRRVRLFLHVELFSAAHVSQVKVYATDSIKNRAFLRDTEKQCWCIESDVTNTKLVKLRLRYTDIFQMPPDYSRYVAWTARIVGPAGDYLCKGGPFSALYVRCEKDPWHEMTTTLPAVELTRKSSGLLDVYGRLTVQVDLLTSHMTYRPTYGTTDAVVWRQCQQLREQVQSQDQLSSGSSPATRLSGDGSTGHRHPHYWAMLSSQPKW; from the exons ATGGTGACGCTTCATCGTTTCGTCCCTCTGCAGGACGACTACAACACTCACCTCTTTACTTTCCTCGTCAGTTCGCCTTACGATATCAAGGACGAGAACTCGCGAGAGTTCGCGTACGCTAGCCATAAATGGTGCCTCCATTTGGAAAGAAAGGACTATGACAGGACTTTGGGCGCCTTTCTTTGCCTCCAGCGCACAAGAAAGAGGGTTGTTTGTAAGGTAGATTACGCGCTAACAGTACTGCATACTGAGGACGCTGCCAGGAACGTCTCTTTTCAAAGGAAGCAGTGTGAATTCATCCACGGCAACTCCTCACAGGGACAAAGGAGTCTCCTTCTGGAAGAAGAAATAAGACAGGGTTATGTGGATTCTGACGGAAATTTGACCGTTGAATTGAGAATAGGAAACTGCAGCACAACCTTTGGTGCAATTCTGGACATTTTGCCCAGGGGGCGCGCTGATTTTCCCAGGTATGACTCTTCTTATTTCGAATATGGAGGCTTTGACTGGAACATTTCTGTTCATCCTAACGGAGAACACATGGAAAACACCGACCAGAGCTACGTGCGCCTAAACAGACTGACTCATTTTGACCACTTCTGCAGGCTCAGATATCGTTTGATTGCCAGGTTCGCAGACGAGAAAATTGACACTGGCGCGAAAGAGGAACTCTTCGATTTTGGCGGGAAAGGAAATGACCACCAGATCGACCAATCGCTCAGCAGGTTGACTAGAAGAGTTCGCTTGTTCCTACATGTAGAACTGTTTTCGGCCGCACATGTAAGCCAAGTCAAGGTTTACGCCACGGACTCCATCAAAAATCGTGCCTTTCTCCGTGATACCGAAAAACAGTGTTGGTGCATTGAGAGTGACGTCACCAACACTAAACTCGTCAAACTTCGGCTCAGATACACGGACATTTTCCAGATGCCGCCCGACTATTCACGCTATGTTGCTTGGACCGCAAGAATCGTTGGGCCCGCGGGAGATTACCTGTGCAAAGGTGGGCCATTCTCGGCGCTCTACGTCAGGTGTGAAAAGGACCCTTGGCACGAGATGACCACGACGTTGCCAGCGGTGGAG CTAACGCGGAAGTCCAGCGGTTTGCTGGATGTGTACGGGCGGCTGACGGTACAGGTGGAcctgctgacgtcacacatgaCGTACCGGCCCACATACGGCACTACTGACGCAGTCGTGTGGAGACAGTGTCAACAACTCAG GGAACAAGTTCAGAGTCAGGACCAGCTTTCCAGTGGGTCATCTCCTGCAACACGACTGTCCGGAGACGGGTCCACTGGTCACAGACATCCCCACTACTGGGCCATGTTATCTAGTCAACCCAAGTGGTAG
- the LOC118418476 gene encoding F-box only protein 15-like (The sequence of the model RefSeq protein was modified relative to this genomic sequence to represent the inferred CDS: added 99 bases not found in genome assembly), translating to MSTQQHVDKLSSYLKSHKLSDGTPDKSGSSTSRKQLLSRGASGSAGKAQTASTSSPGSARRPSDSRNTTKTSTLRMHLAKKLCIQNMPDEILLRVFSFLNAGALLLAATVCKKWYSLAHDNYLWRLQYRIHVELGGLDKLEKKAPHVPPEGDLAPGYWQKQAISRLVAARNNRIPKILKSRDCGTCMPVHLQQGVTALGVKWFVCLVEGNNIKEHNFPANDAIYSKFSYSLRWYDLSFPPIRSIRYIRLYGVTPVFYGRDGLPIKNGPRTRSLMQTIELSWSKLRDRTPDVQDSLVNVYFMEEGFFVAVWKDGGELAFINCAVHNHHLLQRSVLGSSTTCFPHLVPSHLKDDISRDPGLSRYDCMISLRSHRKFFFEEYTSCKGASRDSIVNDLASFEAFTNWRAAETEFYLRWKTDLFKGEFKDVFIVDAVLLDDFRKVFWSISAPSKLVPMALSEARALVQNGQIWGGTNLPFVFRPPKDPRSFEAGQNCWCFEASNSLGKITGKVVWDEERERYQVFQVYFHITTKLINSH from the exons ATGTCCACACAACAGCACGTCGACAAGTTATCATCTTACCTGAAGTCCCACAAACTGTCGGATGGTACACCAGACAAGAGTGGTTCCTCAACATCACGGAAACAGTTGCTTTCAAGAGGGGCCAGTGG TAGTGCTGGGAAGGCCCAAACAGCCAGTACCAGTAGCCCAGGCAGTGCCAGAAGGCCAAGTGACAgcagaaacacaacaaaaacctcCACACTCAGGATGCACTTAGCCAAGAAACTCTGCATACAGAA CATGCCAGATGAAATTTTACTGAGGGTCTTCAGCTTCCTGAATGCAGGTGCCCTCCTCCTGGCCGCCACAGTGTGTAAAAAGTGGTACAGTCTTGCACATGACAA CTACCTCTGGCGGTTACAGTACAGAATACATGTAGAACTGGGTGGTCTGGACAAGCTGGAGAAGAAAGCGCCCCATGTCCCACCAGAAGGAGATCTTGCCCCAGGGTACTGGCAGAAACAGGCAATCTCACG TCTTGTTGCAGCGAGAAACAACAGAATCCCAAAGATCCTGAAGTCCAGGGATTGTGGGACCTGCATGCCTGTCCATCTGCAGCAGGGAGTAAC GGCCCTTGGTGTGAAATGGTTTGTATGTTTAGTGGAGGGTAACAACATAAAGGAGCACAACTTTCCAGCCAATGATGCCATCTACAGTAAATTCTCCTACTCTCTGCGCTGGTATGACCTGAGCTTCCCACCAATCAGAAGCATCCGCTACATCAGGTTGTACGGGGTCACGCCCGTCTTCTATGGCAGAGATGGTCTGCCTATCAAAAATGG GCCCCGTACCCGGTCCCTGATGCAGACTATAGAGCTGAGTTGGAGCAAGTTGCGGGACAGAACACCAGATGTGCAGGACAGTCTCGTCAATGTCTACTTCATGGAGGAGGGCTTCTTTGTTGCAGTGTGGAAG GATGGAGGTGAGCTTGCCTTCATCAACTGTGCTGTCCACAACCACCACCTGCTGCAGCGGAGCGTCCTGGGCAGCAGCACCACCTGTTTCCCTCACCTGGTGCCCAGCCACCTGAAAGACGACATCTCCAGGGACCCTG TAAATGACCTGGCCAGCTTCGAGGCCTTCACAAATTGGAGGGCTGCAGAGACGGAGTTCTACCTCCGATGGAAGACTGATCTGTTCAAGGGTGAATTCAAG GATGTTTTCATCGTAGATGCGGTACTGTTGGATGACTTTCGGAAAGTATTCTGGTCAATTAG TGCACCATCTAAACTGGTACCAATGGCGTTGAGTGAAG CAAGGGCACTGGTACAAAATGGGCAGATTTGGGGTGGAACGAATCTTCCCTTCGTATTCAGACCACCGAAAGATCCGA GATCATTTGAAGCTGGGCAGAACTGTTGGTGTTTCGAAGCCAGCAACAGTCTTGGCAAGATCACAGGCAAGGTCGTCTGG GATGAGGAGAGGGAGAGGTACCAGGTGTTCCAGGTGTACTTCcacatcaccaccaaacttaTTAACTCTCATTAA
- the LOC118418538 gene encoding transmembrane protein 208-like isoform X1 produces MAEDGGRVKGGGPKGKQGTKGQKQIVEENRATIKFYLYVIAGANAIYLLPTLFLYWDSFSWVTGCLLGFATLVYLASLQSMRSMARPTYSDSGALMDGGIDLNMESGMAEHLKDIVLLTAIVQVISIFSNYFWLLWLLVPGYAFYMLWVNILAPWIFAPAPEVDEKKMKKMERRVGKQRF; encoded by the exons ATGGCAGAAGATGGAGGGAGAGTGAAAGGGGGAGGG CCTAAAGGGAAGCAGGGCACTAAAGGGCAGAAGCAGATTGTGGAGGAGAACAGGGCCACCATCAAGTTCTACCTGTATGTCATAGCAGGGGCAAAT GCTATTTACTTACTACCAACACTGTTCCTGTACTGGGATTCGTTCTCATGGGTGACTGGG TGCCTCTTGGGTTTCGCCACGCTGGTGTATCTGGCCTCGCTCCAGTCCATGCGGAGTATGGCCCGACCTACATACTCTGACTCAGGGGCCCTGATGGACGGTGGGATTGATCTCAATATGGAGTCAGGCATGGCAGA GCACCTGAAGGATATAGTACTACTGACTGCCATAGTCCAGGTCATCAGTATATTCTCTAACTACTTCTGGCTACTCTGGCTCCTG GTGCCAGGCTATGCCTTCTACATGCTGTGGGTCAACATCCTGGCACCCTGGATCTTCGCACCCGCTCCCGAGGTcgatgaaaagaaaatgaagaagatgGAGAGGAGAGTAGGGAAGCAACGATTTTGA
- the LOC118418554 gene encoding heat shock factor-binding protein 1-like isoform X1, which yields MDAGLKTNSKEVETLDPHNVIEATEVVQALLQQMQDKFQAMSDQIISRIDDMGGRIDELEKNIADLMTQAGVEEVDK from the exons ATGGATGCAGGGTTGAAGACTAACAGCAAGGAGGTGGAAACTCTTGACCCACATAATGTGATAGAAGCTACTGAAGTG GTCCAGGCACTGCTACAACAGATGCAGGACAAGTTCCAGGCCATGTCGGACCAGATCATCTCGAGGA TCGATGACATGGGAGGTCGGATAGATGAGCTGGAGAAGAACATCGCAGACCTCATGACACAAGCCGGGGTCGAGGAGGTGGACAAGTAG